In Gossypium arboreum isolate Shixiya-1 chromosome 6, ASM2569848v2, whole genome shotgun sequence, the following are encoded in one genomic region:
- the LOC108485893 gene encoding cysteine-rich repeat secretory protein 55-like, translating into MVDFDVQTFIVFLVFMLSLGICHADRNLYSGLQCSQADNSSESSFGVNLDNLLDLLTQKGPLSKGFLKTTVGRSSGKIYGLMQCRGDVSAENCANCTRESVAVALHDCSKSKKVQVWFTWCFLRYSNERFFGVWDQSSAAIVNETDFDDASVVSKALTFMSEVAITAPKQPLMFHAALLDAGQFGKRYGMAQCTRDISTTDCSHCLDTQLMTFRTTIGNKRGWEVYGSSCSMWYHDYQFYSNFSITANDGARRLSLQGVATGIIMAVLVFIFVP; encoded by the exons ATGGTGGATTTCGATGTGCAGACTTTCATTGTATTTTTAGTTTTCATGTTGTCACTTGGCATATGCCATGCTGATAGGAATCTGTATTCTGGTTTGCAATGTTCACAAGCTGATAATTCATCAGAAAGTTCATTCGGAGTCAATCTAGACAACCTTCTCGATTTACTGACCCAAAAAGGGCCTTTGAGTAAAGGATTCTTGAAAACCACCGTAGGAAGGAGCTCAGGGAAGATTTATGGTCTTATGCAATGCAGAGGGGATGTTTCTGCAGAAAATTGTGCTAATTGTACCAGAGAATCTGTTGCAGTAGCCTTGCATGATTGCTCAAAGAGCAAAAAGGTTCAAGTTTGGTTCACGTGGTGCTTCCTTCGCTATTCGAATGAGCGTTTCTTCGGCGTTTGGGATCAATCTTCGGCAGCAATAGTCAATGAAACCGATTTTGATGATGCATCTGTCGTCTCAAAAGCACTCACCTTCATGAGTGAAGTCGCAATAACAGCGCCGAAGCAGCCGTTGATGTTTCATGCAGCATTGTTGGATGCAGGACAATTTGGGAAGAGGTATGGCATGGCTCAGTGCACCAGGGATATAAGTACAACTGACTGCAGCCATTGCTTGGATACTCAGCTAATGACATTTAGAACCACGATTGGAAATAAGAGAGGATGGGAGGTGTATGGGTCCAGTTGTAGTATGTGGTACCATGATTACCAGTTCTATTCAAACTTTTCCATCACTGCAAATGATG GTGCTAGGAGATTGTCTTTGCAAGGAGTTGCAACTGGCATAATAATGGCAGTCCTAGTGTTTATATTTGTGCCATAA